ttttaatgtgattttcaaGTACTTTAAAGCTTCCTTAGGATGGTCTGTGTGAAACAAGGATACGATGTTTATGaagatttattaataacttcaatgtataaagatttataactattaatgaaaatatatttggtttaactttaaataatattgaatattttgtgtACACAACCCCACCTTCCCCCCGCTTTCCTTATTAGATGTTCTAACTtgatgagttactttaaaataaggttATTGAAAATAAGAATTGTTTTCAATGTTAACATTATGACACCATTTCATGGTGACACCTAAAATCTAATgtcaattttatgtaaaaattgtttcaacgACTCAAAATAAAGCTCATAAAACcgctttgaaaaaataaataaaaatcttattctAAACTGAGTTCTTCCGCTAAACAGAATCGCGAAATATGTTTTTGGAAAAGCTATCCAAACATTGTTTCCGAGATTTACATTTCGATTTATCagtttaatcaataaaaattaaaaaggggTAAATTAcacacaaatttttattttgtcataaattttttttttaatagatcaaTAGatgcaaaaactggcacaattGCTAACTGGCTGAAGTGTGAattgacataattaaaaattggcataagtgcactaaaagaatttattaacaTCGGCATAAGTGCGAAATGCCAATTTACACTTAtgttaaaacttgaaattttatttggcgcacttatgccaattcacatttatgccagttcgcacttatgccagtttttgcaatgCTTCGCACTTAGGGGCTGTTCAAATAATACGTGAATACTTTTTTTGTCGTTTTTCTAACACCCCCCTCCCCTATGTGACATTTTGTGGCATTTTGAAgaacctcccccccccccccaccccaCCCTGTGTGacgtgacaaaaaaaaaattttttaagtttatattttaattgtaatagtttatttttataaaaaaatacaattgatgaATATCTGTCTAAAACCTAAATTTGTTCCCAAATCGGACTTTGACCTTCAAGTATTTGAGTTCCATGttcttcaataatttttgaagGCCAGTTGAGGTCAGAGGTATCAACATCATCTTGATCATACCACTCATTTGTTTCTTTGTCCGAATTTAAAAAGACGCACATGAGTTCAGATAGACGTTGAGCAACTAAGCGTTGAGGTCTAACTTTTTGAATTTCATTTGAATATCCCATACTTGAGCAAACTGTTTTGTGTTGTTTCATTGATTTGATAGTTGCAAAATATAAACTGCAATTGGTACAAACTCTTTTTGGTAAGGAATTTTGAATGCTTGGACATGAGTAGTCGTATAGCAATCCATTGGGATACTTTTTTGTAACTGTCGGCAAAATTGTTTTGCAAagtgataagtttaaaaagagaGATGCAAAGTTGTTCTTTGTATTATTGCATTCAAGACCATCTTCTCCTTGGAACAAAGAAATTGGTGGTGGAAGAAAACCAGTTGGAATAAGATGAAACAGTGAGCTGCGACGATGATCACAGCATTTTTGATCATTTCATTTTACAATTTGAAGGAAGTATTGACTTTCTCTGACATGTTTAGCATCCTACTCTGCTCCAAAATGTTTTAACTGAACACATTTTTCACTGTTTGGTTTTATGTACTCTGCTTTAGTTTCAAATCCATCAATGACTGTGCTAGACCAAATTTGTGCAAGAACTTCACCTGCTTTGGCAAAGTTTGCCTTCTCCATAACTTTGTCTGTTGTTTCTCCTCTTGAATTAAGATGGCTTCCAAAATGGAAGCCATCTTAATTCAAGAGGAATCAAATGGAAGTATAATTCCTGCTAGGTCATGGCTTAGCGGAGCCATTCTTCTCTCAACCCTGTTAAAGGCACTTCTTCCAGGAGCATTAGAGGCCACAAACATTGCATCAAGATCATGTTCTTTGAAATAAGCCTTGGCACaatgaattgttttttcatatcttGGATTTTCATCTGGCCCACCATCAACAGTTATAATCATGATTGGTTTGCTAACTCCATCTTCAGTAAATAAGCTGCTTTTAAATGCAGGAAGATGGTTTATTCTGTTCATGTCTTCTAAGTGACTAAGTGCTGTTGATGAATCATGTTTTGCACTTCTGATTGCTATGTATGTTGGGCCAGAGTATGTGACTGCTTGTTTTTCCATGCAATCCTTTTTAATTTCTATGGCTGCAATTACTGAAGGAATAAGTTTGTgttgagagacaattacaaaatcATGATCAGCTAAAGTTACCTTGTACTCAATATGCATCATCATTGGTGCTTGTTTGCTTGCAGCTGTCAATCCAATTGGCACCCTAGCTTTATCATCCTGGGAGTGAAACGTCACTTCTTTAGGATCCAAGACTGCCGCAAGTTCTTCAAGGGCACTAATAGATGATTTGGCAAATTTTGTGTCTGCATGATATTTATGCTCAGAATTTTGTGCTCTTATTAACCGGACAGGTGCAGTTTAAACATGTCTTTTTCCTTCTGTGCTCAATGATCTGCTTGGAAGTAATCTTAAGTAAATTCCTGATCTCGAGAGATTGTAACCATGATTTTTCAATTCTTCAACCAagtcatttaatgtttttacagttCGAACCATTTCAGTTCTTCTCCTATCATCAGAAGCAGACCCTTTCATGGCAGTATCtacaattgcttttattaaacTGTCCTGATCACAGGCTAGCGATCGACCTTTTGATACTGAATTTTTAATTCCACgcaacttttttctaatatctGGATCTAATGCTTataatgctttttttctttttagtctGGTTGCTGTTTGGCGTTCAGCGGCTTTTGACGAAGTACAAGATCTCAGTTTTTTTCTAcctaaagtttttgcttttgcCCTAGTATTTGGTAGTCTTCTTGTGACAACAAgttgcaatttcttttttcagtgAGATATGcaatatctttttgtaaaataaaaatttcattttttaactgaTCTTGTTTCGGGGCTTGTTTTGTTACAACTTTTGAGAAATTGGAATTTTCTTTATCACACTCTTCACTTGTTGCAATTGATGGGGTCGCATCAGTCACGCCATCAAAAGTGATTTTAGATTCAACCGCACGCTTTTTTGGTGTATTCGGTACTTGGTTCGGTAATTTTGTCCAGTAAGATAAAATACCAACTTTATTTCGGAGTTCAATTTGTTTTAgctcttttaactttttttcaacttctACATCTAATTTGGATAATGTTTTGCTCTTTGTTTTAATCTCAGAccagattttatttgtttcttcttGAGACTTTTGCTTTGGTTTGTTTGCAAATGCTTTCAAATATCCTTCATAAATAGAtttgtaaagtttttctttttcacttgacatttttaatctataacaacatcaacaacaagAAATTAATTTTCCTTACAACCATTACGTTAAATAAGTATATAGTaaagatattattaataataacattattaatagTACAACTATTTAATAGTAgtactaaaattttatatcatagtAACTAAATAActtaacatataataaaaatgataacgtAACTAAAGTAGTTCGACAAATTCATTAGAGTGacacaaaacattaaaagtaataataacaataacattaaaaattaaagtattgtaaaactaaaacatttatagatCAGATGACGACCaagaataatatttatgtttaaagatcaaattttaaacaactattaatactaaaatttttagtatatttatacaaatattcgttaaaaaataaaattagatttttaacgGTAAcataaattgcttttaaataatcGCCCACTATCTggtttttctttgtttgtagaatcaaaatttctttttatgtcTGCAATTACCacaagtaacttaaaaaaaagctaatttaatttttttattttcatttgttatGACGCCGTTAAACAATAAATGCTAGCTTGTGAAGTTGCATAgcatttttcttgaaaattttcgtattgtatataattatcTCGGAGTtcgcaattttaaaaaattacgcagtgataaaaaattttatttaaaaagttatttatcacGTCACACTGTAGCAAACCACCCCCTCCCCCATGTGATATTTTGTGACACTTTCcaatacccccccccccccccccccctaagaCTGTCACGTATTATTTGAACAGCcccttatgccagtttgcacttatatttatatattttttatatatatatatatttatatttatttatttatttttgtcaagcaactatttacaattaaagatgattttcgacatataaaatatttaaaaatgttaaatacaaaaTCCACTTTATCATATATAGTAGTTTCAAAACTGGAGAACCTAAAGAAGATAAAATCTTATCATCAGTaacctttgataataaaaaagacagtaaaaatttattgttagaaaaaatcaagtaaGGAATCTTGATTGACAATTAGTTAAATTAtgttctttttgaatttttgagaGGTATTGGCTTCTCTTAGTTTACAACTCATGCTTGTAAAATGGTTCCATAGCATTGGGCCACGATAGGAAATGGCAAAGCTCGTAAGTTTTGATATAGGGAAAGGATTTTTATAATTTCCGGTTAATCGAGTGTTGTATCGGTTTGatattttaggaaaaatattttcgaaaacctttggaatttttttaaactgatgttGGAACATAAATTGTGTGATTTTGAATACATTTATTTCAAGTGCCCTCATACTTCTTAGAAGAGGTTTAGCGTTTGTGAagcgattttgaaaataaataatgcgTGCTGCATGATTTTGTTGTTTGAGGAGACATTTGAGTTTATTCCATTCCATTCCAAACACTgttaaaactaagttttccttattccattctaaactttcgtttagaatggaataaggaaaacttagttttaacAGTGTTTAAAGATAGGCTGTTCGCGTTAAGCCAGATTGATATTTGTTCTAGTTCATTGTTTGCAACTTGAAATAGAGAAATAATGTTATTGTGAGTATGAAATAAAGTgctgtcatctgcaaacatgatggtagacatagtatttgatgctttatatagatCGTTGACGTATATTAGAAATAGTAGAGGACCTAAGATGGAGCCCTGTGGAACCCcacataatattttaagtttgtttgtctgAAAACCGTCATTTAGAGATATCAACTGTTTTCTATCAGTTAAGTAACTGGTAAACGATTTATGGTATGTTTGGCatattccataatattttattttatctagtaAAGTTTGATGGTTAACGGTATCGAACGCTTTTGACAAATCTAGAAATATATCTAAAGTGAAATTGTTATGAGAAGATGCTCCACTGATAACTTCAACTAGTTGCATAAGTGCATGCTCCGTAGAGTAATTTGatcgaaaaccatattggttaCAATAAAGAAGATTGTTTTCGTTCGAAAAGGCAAATAGCCTATTATACATGATACGCTCGaggattttagaaaaaactggTAACACTGAAATAGGTCGATAATTTGAAACCAGACTTTCATctcctgttttaaaaatgggtgtaataattgcaattttaagtttatctGGAAAAACACCTGTATTGAGCGATTTGTCAAAAACAtctaataaaacatctttaataaatCCATAGCAATCTTTGATTATGCTTGCTGAAATAAAATCATAACCTGTTGCTTTATTAGCATTGAGTTTTTTCATCGAATCCTCAAGTTCTTTACtagtgagttttttaaattctaagtTTTTATCAGGCTTCGATAGATAGTTCGAAAAATGAACAGGAGTGTGTTTACTTTTACTGGCTAAGTTTGGACCTATGTTTAcgaaaaactcattaaattttgttgctaCCGATTTACCATCAGAGATCTGAGTGTCGTCAACGGTAATCACGCTTGGTAAGACTTTATtgtgaattttttgtttaccgAGAATCTCTTTAATTGTATCCCATGTTTTTTTCCCGTTACCTTTTAGGCTCAATagcttgtttttgaaatatgtaGTTCGGGctatttttttggttctttcATATAGACGTTTGTGGTTTAAGTAATTATGCTTGTCGCGATCtttctttgatttaataaaacgtatatatagcttttgttttCGCTTCGAAcactttaaaaggttttttgagaaccaacccagcaaacatgacaacgttgaatcaacgttgaaaaccggttgcaaaagatgttgcggaaacgttgacaaagtaatcgattttgcaaagatatgtaaCGTTGTTTAATAGACGTTGATTAAACGTCATTGCGTaacgttgaaaaagcgttactAAATGACGTTACAAAAGCGTCgcaactaaacgttgaaaaagcgttacaTAAAAAGCGTTGTAAAAACGTTGcaacttaacgttgaaaaaacgttacctAAAAAGCGTTGCATAAACGCTGTTAAAGCAGTCTATTTTTGCAAGGATTTGTAACGTTGTTagtaaaacgtcgatttaacgtgactcaaagacgtcgagtaaaggttgaaatataacgttgaatcaacgcttAAATGCGCTGTTTAAAAtatcgcaaaatattattaaacgtaATTAAACCtggctataatatatatatatatatatatatatatatatatatatatatatatatatatatatatatatatatatatatatatatatatatatatatatatatatatatatatatatatatatatattgatttcgCAAATAAAACTATATTGTAATTTGAACTTTGCCCTCGCAATATttccaaaatcaatttttaatacaaacagtaatatacaatgataaatataaaaaagcttaaaatatacaacttatagatatatatataaaaatataaatattttctttaaaatttatgtgtgtgagtgtttgcatatatatttatgcaatatataaaaatacaattaacaGGAGATCGGATCGATAGGCCAGGATATCGttgagatacagaatctaaatcaaaaaacaaaacttgtacCATTAGTAGTCTGaaagcaaatgtaaaaaaaaaaatgttatcaaattagtataattattattaaatttaaaaagtaaaaataaagttaacatCTTAGATaagctttataaaatttaattaaaatgaaacatCTGGTATAGTATGTAAACTTATCctcttataataatttacaatatttctaggggttatatataccctcgttaaagtaatataaaaaaaccgttaaaataaacaaacaaataataaaacttcaatgcAATGTGTTCTTGcgtcttaaaaaagaaaaataaggttTCCAAAACGACGATGTGATGTAATCACCGTGGTCTTCATTCAAACCGCCTTCACCCGGAGAACACTGGTGAAACTGTATTTCCAAGGACTCTCTCACTTTTCTCTTAAAATAGTCTTCCTCTACTTTAACAGTGTTGTTATTATTCCAGCCAAAGGCACCATGGCAATTTCTGGAATGCCCCGCTACGGCCGAATTTTTCCATTTTCCCTCAAAAGTATGTTTTTGATGTTGGCAAATGCGAGTTGAAACCTTGAGTTTTGTTTCACCTACATAGAGCTTTCCACACGAACACTCCAGTTTGTAGACTCCTGGGTAAGAGTTGTTGGGAAGTCGAGGcttgtttttttgagttattaatTGTTGAAGGTTTTTTGGTGATTTAAAAACTGGAGTATAGCCTACACTTTTAAATATCTGTTTTAATTGATTACTTAATTTTGGTACCCATGGTAGAGAAATATAATTTGGTTCTAGTTTattgatgttattgttgttgttttgttgattattttgcttattgttttttatttttttgacaatgttttgaagtatttttttgttataaccaTTTTCTGTAAACATTTCTGttagaaactttaattcatgGTTTATGTGTTCTTTACTGCATAATGCAAAAGCTCTTTGGATAAAACCtttaaatacaccataaattatttttggatcGTGACAAGAATGCGGCTTTATTTGCACATTAGTAATTGCATCTCTGCGatagatattaaaaagatatgttCCGGATTTGTTGTTTGTTATTGTGAGATCGAGAAAATTTATTGCGCGTGAATCACTTTCTTTTTCAATTGTATATTTGATATTTGTGTGTTGATTATTTAACAAGTCGAGAAAACGTTCTGATTCTGCCTCATTTATAAAACGGGAATGGATATCATCTACATaccttttaaatgattttacacATATTGGTGGTGTAAGATATTGTGCCTGTAGTAACGCTTTTTCTTCATAATGTTGTAGAAAACTCTCTGCCATTACTACCATTAATGATAAACCTATTGGACCAGCATCTTCCAATGTGTGTATGTtgttttcatgtaaaaaataacaatttgacAAACACAAatctaaaagtatttatatttctgaaaaagataattttgatttaaagacaGGACTGTTACGGAGTTGTTCTAATAAAATATCGATTGATTCTTTAACTGTTATTGAAGGGTGAAGATTAACAATATCGAAGGAAACTTGAAATTCACCAGGATCGATATACCATGATTGAGCACATTCAACAAACTGTTTTGAATTtcgaagttttgttttgttaagaTAGGAGGTAGGTTGGATGagatttactaaataatttgataatttatatgtaGGTGATCCTATTGTGCTTACTATAATTCGCATTGGGTAGTTATTAGTTGGTTAGTGTGCTTTGATGACACCATATAATCGTGGAGGAGTGGCGTCACTTGGATAAATTGATctatattcattttttgtaaactttgtttTCAGATTTCGTAAAGTATTCTGAACTTTGCGAAGTAGTTTTTGAGTTGGATCATagtttatgattttaaattttccaagtcgttcttcaatttttttaagagcaTCGATTTTATTAATTCGAACAAAGCCTGATCCTTTATCGAACGGATAAATACTAATTGTGTTGCTAGACTTAAGTTCTTTGAGAGCTTTAAACTGATCCTTATCTAAATTTGTATAAACCGGTTTATGAATTTTCAAAACTCGAAGTACATC
This genomic interval from Hydra vulgaris chromosome 01, alternate assembly HydraT2T_AEP contains the following:
- the LOC136075445 gene encoding uncharacterized protein LOC136075445 isoform X1, with protein sequence MVVMAESFLQHYEEKALLQAQYLTPPICVKSFKRYVDDIHSRFINEAESERFLDLLNNQHTNIKYTIEKESDSRAINFLDLTITNNKSGTYLFNIYRRDAITNVQIKPHSCHDPKIIYGVFKGFIQRAFALCSKEHINHELKFLTEMFTENGYNKKILQNIVKKIKNNKQNNQQNNNNNINKLEPNYISLPWVPKLSNQLKQIFKSVGYTPVFKSPKNLQQLITQKNKPRLPNNSYPGVYKLECSCGKLYVGETKLKVSTRICQHQKHTFEGKWKNSAVAGHSRNCHGAFGWNNNNTVKVEEDYFKRKVRESLEIQFHQCSPGEGGLNEDHGDYITSSFWKPYFSFLRRKNTLH